In a genomic window of Muntiacus reevesi chromosome 1, mMunRee1.1, whole genome shotgun sequence:
- the LOC136164567 gene encoding olfactory receptor 2A5-like — translation MCISPGQNQSWVSEFILLGFSSDTTTNRTLFSAFLLLYLSSVLGNGLIITLVCLDMHLHTPMYFFLCILSLLDMSYVTTTVPQMLVHLLSRSQTISFAGCWLQMYMFGALALTECFFLVVMAYDRYVAICYPLRYTVILSWGLCTRLSAGTWACGFFFSLIHTFFTMRLPYCGPNRVNHYFCEGPSVRNLACMDTHVVEMVDSVISVFVVAAPLLLIVASYIRIAQVIFKIKSMQARCKAFSTCASHLTVITFFYAPATYIYMKPNSRYSPDRDKQISLFYNVFSALLNPVIYSLRNNDIKGAFLRVMGKGRVAW, via the coding sequence ATGTGTATATCTCCAGGACAGAACCAAAGCTGGGTTTCTGAATTTATCCTGCTTGGCTTCTCCAGTGACACCACGACCAACAGGACCCTCTTCAGTGCCTTCCTTCTTCTTTACCTGAGCTCAGTCCTGGGCAATGGGCTCATCATCACCCTGGTATGCCTGGACATGCATCTCCACactcccatgtatttcttcctctgtaTCCTCTCCCTGCTGGATATGAGTTATGTCACCACTACAGTGCCCCAGATGCTGGTGCATCTTCTTTCTCGATCTCAGACCATCTCCTTTGCTGGCTGTTGGCTACAGATGTACATGTTTGGTGCCCTGGCCTTGACTGAGTGCTTTTTCCTTGTCGTCATGGCCTATGACAGATACGTGGCCATCTGCTATCCACTGCGTTACACTGTCATCCTCAGCTGGGGCCTGTGCACACGACTGTCAGCTGGGACCTGGGCCTGTGGTTTCTTCTTCTCTCTGATCCACACTTTTTTCACCATGAGGCTGCCATACTGTGGGCCCAACAGGGTCAACCACTACTTTTGTGAAGGCCCTTCAGTACGAAATTTGGCTTGCATGGATACTCATGTCGTTGAGATGGTGGACTCAGTCATCAGTGTCTTCGTGGTTGCTGCCCCACTCTTGCTGATTGTGGCCTCCTACATCCGTATTGCCCAGGTCATTTTCAAGATTAAGTCCATGCAGGCCCGCTGCAAGGCTTTCTCCACCTGTGCTTCCCACCTGACTGTGATCACATTCTTCTATGCTCCAGCCACCTACATCTACATGAAGCCCAACTCAAGGTATTCCCCTGACCGAGACAAGCAGATCTCCCTCTTTTATAATGTCTTCTCTGCCCTCCTCAACCCTGTgatctacagtctgaggaacaaTGACATCAAGGGGGCTTTTCTGAGAGTGATGGGGAAGGGTAGAGTGGCCTGGTGA